In a genomic window of Salvelinus fontinalis isolate EN_2023a chromosome 7, ASM2944872v1, whole genome shotgun sequence:
- the LOC129859846 gene encoding T-cell surface antigen CD2-like has protein sequence MACTLPLAFLVLHGFLSLSSADQCDSYFQPGTDFTIPLNYNDLSSKEITWKHNGNVIFKRKNGMFKPGKTEDILDDGSLQLKGLALANEGTYKADVFDSDGRSIKEQSFRLCMKEKVSKPSVKFTCSAKDVTLTCTLTNTEGVTFKWSKNKLPLNGETKTTFIIDLKDLKELDTFTCSAVNEVSMEKSDTIKPTCKAVSKSGDPQLLLGFDFLTMVAILAGGGGLVLLLIIITSVCCCLSRRKSQMRFEEERELRLAPLTKTQHPYHPEGQTKHPSQPEGQKQRQRPPGGAPPGSTGPRPTARASGQAEPQPRAQARGRPPQTPMDDDEEQPPPLPQPRKKGPHPPRQ, from the exons ATGGCCTGTACATTACCACTGGCATTCCTTGTCCTTCAtggatttctctctctttcatcagcAG ATCAATGCGATTCTTATTTCCAACCTGGAACTGACTTCACCATCCCTCTTAATTACAATGACTTGAGTTCGAAAGAAATAACCTGGAAACACAATGGCAACGTTATATTTAAAAGAAAGAATGGAATGTTCAAACCAGGCAAGACTGAGGACATCTTAGATGATGGGTCTCTCCAGCTCAAAGGCCTGGCGTTGGCAAACGAAGGTACTTACAAAGCAGATGTGTTCGACAGCGACGGGAGAAGCATCAAAGAACAGTCCTTCAGGCTGTGTATGAAGG aAAAGGTCTCCAAGCCCTCAGTGAAATTCACCTGTTCTGCTAAGGACGTCACCTTAACCTGTACCTTGACCAACACTGAGGGAGTGACTTTCAAGTGGAGCAAGAACAAACTGCCTTTAAATGGGGAAACAAAAACAACCTTTATCATCGATCTGAAAGACCTGAAAGAGCTGGACACCTTCACCTGCTCTGCAGTCAATGAGGTCAGCATGGAGAAAAGTGACACCATCAAACCAACATGCAAAG CTGTCTCAAAATCGGGTGATCCTCAGTTACTGTTGGGATTTGATTTCCTGACCATGGTGGCCATCCTGGCCGGGGGAGGGGGCTTGgtactcctcctcatcatcatcacctcgGTGTGCTGTTGCCTCAGCCGACGCAAGAGCCAGATGCGCTTTGAAG aggaaagagagttgaGACTAGCCCCCCTGACCAAGACCCAGCATCCTTACCACCCAGAGGGCCAGACAAAGCATCCTTCTCAACCAGAGGGCCAGAAGCAAAGGCAGAGACCCCCCGGGGGGGCCCCACCTGGTTCCAccggccccaggcccacggccaGAGCCTCTGGCCAGGCAGAGCCCCAACCCAGAGCCCAGGCTCGAGGGAGGCCTCCACAGACACCAATGGATGATGATGAGGAGCAGCCCCCACCACTACCCCAGCCCAGGAAGAAAGGCCCTCACCCCCCCAGGCAATGA